The Mercurialis annua linkage group LG2, ddMerAnnu1.2, whole genome shotgun sequence genome contains a region encoding:
- the LOC126669639 gene encoding beta-1,2-xylosyltransferase yields the protein MNRITHSNLLKIALSLFLLNSISVFLYFSSPYHNHHRETTSAPPPPPPPAVATSHDANRHFLTDEHNNNNVNYNYLKPWPILPSYLPWKLTNAADVAFRSCESHFGNGFTRRLNILPPSSSPEHGGSGSGSGWFRCYYSETLRSSICEGGSVRMVPEMIRMSRGGEVIEEVIGRQEDEELPEFQNGAFQVLFSSGDKNSKYFKNGKLVDDEFLDNYVPEGQILRHTMRDLIDSIHIVDHQEFLCDQWYEEPTILVTRFEYANLFHTITDWYSAYVSSRVTGLPYRPHLIFVDGHSRAPLEETWKALFSSVRYAKNFSGSVCFRHVVFVPLGYETALFKGLSEEIDCRGASAHDLRQNPDDRKTARLSEFGEMIRAAFGFSVNSHGPENPVSGYNILFVRREDYLAHPRHGGKVESRLSNEEEVLNALQNWASNHGECKMNIVNGLFAHMAMKDQVRTIQEASVIIGAHGAGMTHIVSATPKTVILEIISRKFRRPHFQLIAQWKGLEYHAINLAGSYVNPAVVVDKLSRIVKSLGC from the exons atGAACAGAATTACTCACTCAAACCTACTCAAGATCGCGCTCTCTCTCTTCCTTTTGAACTCCATCTCCGTCTTCCTATACTTCTCCTCTCCTTACCACAACCACCACCGTGAAACAACGTCGGCTCCGCCTCCACCTCCGCCGCCAGCTGTCGCTACCTCACACGACGCGAATCGTCATTTCCTAACTGACGAACATAACAACAATAACGTTAATTATAATTACCTAAAACCCTGGCCGATATTACCATCGTACCTTCCATGGAAACTAACTAATGCTGCTGACGTGGCATTCCGTTCATGCGAGTCTCATTTCGGTAACGGATTCACTCGCCGGCTCAACATTCTCCCCCCGTCCTCCTCACCAGAACACGgcggttccggttccggttccggATGGTTCCGGTGTTACTACAGCGAGACGCTGAGGAGTTCGATTTGCGAAGGAGGAAGTGTACGCATGGTGCCGGAGATGATACGGATGTCGAGAGGCGGTGAGGTTATAGAGGAGGTTATTGGTAGACAGGAAGATGAGGAGTTGCCTGAGTTTCAAAACGGTGCGTTTCAGGTCTTATTCTCATCAGGAGATAAAAacagtaaatattttaaaaatggaaaGCTTGTTGATGATGAGTTTTTGGATAATTATGTTCCTGAAGGACAGATTTTGAGACATACAATGCGAGATTTGATCGATTCGATTCATATCGTTGATCATCAAGAATTTCTCTGTGATCAG TGGTACGAGGAACCAACAATTCTGGTCACTCGATTTGAATATGCAAATCTTTTTCACACCATTACAGATTGGTACAGTGCCTATGTGTCTTCAAGAGTCACAGGGTTGCCTTATCGGCCTCATTTGATTTTTGTGGACGGTCATTCAAGG GCGCCATTAGAAGAAACATGGAAAGCATTGTTTTCAAGTGTTCGGTATGCTAAAAACTTCAGCGGCTCGGTTTGCTTTCGCCATGTTGTTTTTGTGCCTTTGGGATACGAGACTGCACTATTTAAGGGACTAAGTGAAGAAATAGACTGCAGGGGAGCATCTGCACACGATCTTAGGCAAAATCCAGATGACAGAAAAACAGCCCGATTATCCGAGTTTGGAGAAATGATTAGAGCAGCCTTCGGCTTCTCTGTCAATAGCCACGGTCCTGAAAATCCCGTATCAGGTTATAATATTCTGTTTGTCAGACGTGAAGATTATTTAGCGCATCCACGTCATGGTGGTAAAGTAGAATCGAGACTAAGTAATGAAGAAGAAGTGTTGAATGCATTACAGAATTGGGCATCCAATCATGGGGAGTGCAAAATGAATATTGTGAATGGGTTGTTTGCTCACATGGCGATGAAAGACCAAGTCAGAACTATTCAAGAGGCGTCGGTTATTATTGGTGCTCACGGTGCAGGTATGACTCACATAGTATCCGCAACACCAAAAACAGTAATTTTAGAAATCATAAGTCGCAAGTTCAGACGGCCGCATTTTCAATTAATTGCTCAGTGGAAAGGCTTAGAATACCACGCCATTAATCTCGCCGGATCATATGTCAATCCAGCAGTTGTGGTCGACAAGCTTAGCAGAATAGTGAAAAGCCTTGGATGTTAA
- the LOC126666991 gene encoding pirin-like protein At1g50590, whose translation MSRQVVRKFLARPQHEGVGAIVRRSIGRFELRYFDPFLVLDEFSVTAPAGFPDHPHRGFETVTYMLQGAVTHEDFEGHKGTIGAGDLQWMTAGRGIVHSEMPAAQGTQKGLQLWINLSSNHKMIEPRYQEISSKDIAEASKQGVKVKIIAGEALGTKSPIYTRTPTMYLDFTLKPGARHQQPIPINWNAFVYVLEGEGVFGNAKSSAVSAHHLLLLGNGDGIEVWNKSSKSLRFILVGGEPIGEPLVQLGPFVMNSQQEIDQTVEDFENYVNGFEKARHWRSQAA comes from the exons ATGTCTCGTCAAGTGGTTAGAAAATTCTTGGCTAGACCTCAACATGAAGGTGTTGGTGCCATTGTTAGAAGGAGTATTGGAAG GTTTGAATTGAGGTATTTTGATCCTTTTCTTGTGTTGGATGAGTTTTCTG TTACTGCTCCAGCTGGTTTTCCTGATCATCCACATAGAG GATTTGAGACGGTCACCTACATGTTGCAG GGAGCTGTGACACATGAAGACTTTGAAGGGCACAAAGGGACAATAGGTGCGGGTGACCTACAATGGATGACAGCAGGAAGAGGGATTGTTCATTCTGAAATGCCTGCTGCTCAAGGCACCCAAAAGGGTCTTCAATTGTGGATTAATCTCTCCTCTAATCATAAAAT gATTGAACCTAGATATCAAGAAATATCAAGCAAGGACATAGCAGAAGCATCAAAACAAGGTGTAAAGGTTAAAATCATAGCTGGTGAGGCATTAGGTACCAAATCACCAATCTACACCAGAACACCAACAATGTACTTGGATTTCACCCTCAAACCCGGAGCTCGTCATCAACAACCAATTCCGATAAATTGGAACGCTTTCGTATACGTGTTGGAAGGCGAGGGTGTATTCGGAAACGCAAAATCATCGGCTGTATCGGCCCACCACCTACTTCTTCTAGGCAATGGAGATGGAATTGAGGTGTGGAATAAATCATCTAAAAGTTTGAGGTTTATTTTGGTAGGAGGTGAACCAATAGGGGAGCCATTGGTGCAATTGGGGCCATTTGTAATGAATAGTCAGCAAGAGATTGATCAAACGGTGGAGGATTTTGAGAATTATGTTAATGGGTTTGAGAAAGCTAGGCATTGGAGATCTCAAGCTGCTTGA